The sequence ACGGCCTTCGCACCCGTGAAATTGTTGGACTACTTCACGATAAAAAGGTCATCCGGAGTGCCGACAGCGCTCTGCTCTACATCTTTTATAGCGGAGCGCGGCATAAGCTGCAGGCGGGTGAATATGCATTCGATCACCCGATGACGATTCCCGAAGTCATCGGGAAACTGGCTTCCGGAGCCGTTGTCCTGCACAAATTCACGGTTCCGGAAGGGCTTACAACCGAAGTTATCGCGCAGAAGTGGCAGGAACAGGGTTTCGGGGCGGCAGAGGAGTTTTCGGATGCCGCGGCCGCCGCGACCGATCTGGTTCACCGCTTCGACCAGCGGGCCGCTTCCGTCGAAGGTTATCTGTTTCCTGAAACCTATTCGTTCCGGAAGCATACGACGGCCCGGCAGGCGGTTGAGACCATGATCGCCCGCTTCCAACAAATCGAAGGCAAGCTTCAGCAGACCGTTCCCTCCGACAAGTGGCCCCTCAATCTACATGACACCGTGATCCTGGCATCGCTTGTCGAAACCGAGGCGGCCGTGCCGGATGAAAGACCAATGGTAGCGTCCGTGTATCTGAACCGCCTGAACCGGCACATCCTGCTTCAATGCGATCCGACGGTGATCTACGCCCTTGAGCGGTCTTCTAAATATCGAGGCACATTGACGCTGGCAGACCTCCAGTTCAATTCGCCCTACAACACCTACGTGAAGCCAGGTCTGCCACCCGGCCCGATTGCCAATCCCGGCTACGCCTCCTTGCTTGCCGCAATTCAGCCCGCCACAACGAACTACCTCTTCTTTGTGAGAACGGTGGAATCCCGTCACACGTTTTCCGAAAACCTCGCCGCCCACAACCGCGCTGTCGCAGCCTATCGGAAATTAAAGAAGTCTTAAGCCCTTAGTTAGTTTTCGCTTGGCATTTTTAAGATATTGTCGACCGTAATCACATCCAATGGCGCCTTACGAGCTATCAGGCGAAGTCCCAGCTTCTGGAGGGCATCGAAAAGCGACGACGGTGATGAAGCCCCGTCGACCAGCCGAAGGACATCCGGAGGAAGAATGACTCCGGCGACCACCGCGGATCGAATCAACATGGCGCGGTAATCCTCCTGCGTCACCTCGAAAGAGATGTCGTACTTGCCTTTGTGCTCAGTCGTATCCACCACCGGGCGGTCCAGAAAACGTTCGAGGGTTCCAGCCAGCGTCGGCATATCGAGGCGCTTTGCTTCGAACTTGCCGTTCGAAAAGCTCAGGGAAGACCCACGGCCAAGGTTGATGGAAATACCCTGATTCGAACCTCCGCCGGTGAAAGCCTGTGGCGCTTTGGCGTCCACGTTCTCCGACTCCGGGTCTGCCGGAGCCTCGGTCATCTTTAATCCGCCTTTGTCGACTTCAAGCGCGTAAACCGGAAAATCCTTCTGCTCCCGGTGAAACTTGAGCTGGAACCGCTCCGCGAGGAGTGTCTGGATCATTTCGGGCAGTTGGGACGGCAGACCGCTGTCCGGCAGCGTGGCCGCAACGTCGAATCGACTGGTTCCAATCCAGTCAGGACCGGAGACCTGATACAGCTTCACGCGGTACGCCGCCGCAATGTAGTCCTTCAGTGTGAGATACGAGACGCGGACCTGCGCCCCGTCGATCCGAACTCCCCCGACCGTGCCTTGCGGCGGCGGCCCGTCCGGCGCCGGCCGAATCGACGCGACCTCGAATGCGGGTCTGGGCGGGTTCTGCGCAAGCATTGTGGTGGCGCTCAACATGATTCCCAGACCGACGCTTTTGATGTGCATAGATCCTCCTGTTATTTACAGGAGTAGATTTAGCGCGCTCGCTGTGCACTGTCGCCGGTGTTTCGGCGAACGGGGCATTCGGACCGGTGAACGGTGAAACCTCGCGTTATCTGAACGCTGGATTCTCCCGATACTGCTTCAGCGACATCTGGTTTTGATCGCGTTTGGAAAGGATTGGATCTTTGATGGGCCAGTCGATGCCGACTTCCGGATCATTCCACGCAATTCCGGCTTCGCATGAGGGCTGATAGTAATTGGTTTGTTTGTATTGCACTTCGCACACGTCCGACAAGGTTGCAAAGCCGTGGGCAAAGCCGACCGGAACCAGGAGCTGAGTTTTGTTCTGCCATGTCAGCTCGACCGTAAATGCCCGGCCAAACGTCGGCGAGCTCATGCGCAAGTCGACCGCGACGTCCAATATCCGCCCGACGGTGCAGCGGACCAGCTTAGCCATAGGCCCCCGCATGTCCTGATAATGAAGTCCGCGGAGGACGCCGTACCCCGAGCGGGAATGCGAATCCTGGACGAACTCATAATCCAGGCCGGCTGCAGCAAAATCCCGTTTTTGCCAGGATTCTATAAAAAAGCCGCGATCGTCCTGGAAGTGATCGATGTTGAGGAGGAGCAGTCCGTCGATAGGGGTTTTCGTGACGCGTGTTTTCATGATTGCGCTCGTTCCATAATGAGTCGTGATTGTTTATCTGGCGCTTGGTTCCAATGTCGGTGACCGCGAGGAACACCTCCGTTCGGCGCTTCGAGGTCTCGCGAGTCACGGTATTAAAATTCTCAAGTGCGCATCCGTTTATTCGACGGAACCTCGAGAAGTTCTCGACCAGCCGTGGTTCTTAAACACCGTCGTCCAGGCCGATACCATTCTGTCTCCCGGCAGCCTGTTGAAAACCTGCCTGGAGATCGAGGGAGAAAACCACCGAACCCGCGGTCAACTCAAAGGTCCACGAACGCTCGACATCGACATCCTATTTTACGGGAATGAACTCGTCCGGGAACCGGGTTTGACGATACCTCATCCCAGCTTTTCAGAGCGGCGGTTCGTTCTCGCACCGCTCTCTGAAATCGCGGCCTCTTTGATAGATCCCCTCAGCGGGGAGACGATCGAAAACCTTCTCGCGCGCTGCAGCGATACGGCTACAGTAACTCCCGTATCCGATGCTCAAGCTTTCTGGCGTCCTTCGCCGAACGGACCGCAATAAAAACCGTATTTTCTCCGGCAATCGTCCCGATGGCTTCCGGCCATCCCGTCTCGTCGAGAGCCTGAGAGACGGTGGAAGCGTGTCCGGCTCCGGTCTTGACCACAACGATATTCTGCGCCGCGGCCACATCGATCAGAAACTCTCGAATGATCCGCCGCCAGGAATCTTCAGCGGCCGGCATGGCCGCCGGGTCCGCATCGACGACCGCATAAACCCCGCCGGCTTTGGCCAGGCGCAGTTCCTGGATATCGCGGGAGAGGGTCGACTGCGATACGTTGATGTGCCTCGACTTCAACCCGTGCATCAGGTCGTCCTGGCTGGCGATCTCGCCGCTTCGGACCAGGTCGAGGATCGCTTTGTGCCGCTGGCGCTTCATGTCGATATGCTCCTGCGGATTATAGCAACAAAGGGATTGACCCCTCCAGGTACCCGTTGCATACTTATGCGTCTGTATGAATAACTATTCAGCAGCCGCACAGGCGGCACCATCGGACTTTTTATCGGCAAAGCAACTTCGGCGTCAGGATCTGTTCGAATTGCTGACGCTTTCGCGGGACTTGCGTTCCCGCACGATGTTCGCGCAGGCATTGCGCGGCAAGTCGGTGGCAATGATCTTCGAGAAGCCCTCGCTGCGCACCCGCGTGACCTTCGAGGTCGCCATCCGCCAGCTCGGCGGCTGGCCGGTGATCCTCGGTTCGACCGAAAGCCGGCTCGGGGAACGCGAACCCGTGCAGGATCTTGCCCGCAATCTTTCCTGCTGGGTGGACGCGATCGTGGCCCGCGTGTTCAGCCATGACGACCTGGAAACCCTCGCCCTCTTTGCGACGGTTCCCGTGATCAACGGCCTCAGTGATGCCGAACATCCCTGCCAGGCTCTGGCGGATCTGCTTGCGCTCTCGGAAAAATGGACAAGCTTTACCGGCAAAGAACTGGTTTATGTCGGCGACTGGAACAACGTCTCCCGCTCGCTTTTCCACGTGTGCTCCACCGCCGGCCTGAAGTTCCGGGCCATCTGCCCCGAGAACTACGGTCCCACAAAAGATGAGCACGTGGAGTGGTCGACCAGGCCCGCGGATGTCAAGGGCGCCGATGCCATCTATACCGACGTCTGGGCCAGCATGGGGCAGGAAGATGAGCTGGCAGAACGCATCGAGATTTTCCGTTCCTATCAGGTGAACGAAGACCTCATGGCGAAGACCGGCAAGCCGACATTATTCATGCACTGCCTTCCGGCTCATCGCGGGCAGGAAGTGGCGGACTCGGTTATCGAATCGGATACTTCCATAGTGTTTCAGCAGGCCGCCAACCGGTTGCCCGTGGAAAAAGCAATTCTCGTGACTTTTGTGGAGAACAGTTATGACTCAGAAGGTGAAGAAGGTCGTTCTGGCGTACTCGGGCGGTCTGGACACGTCGATCATCATTCCCTGGCTCAAGGAAAACTATGGCTGTGAAGTTATCGCCATGGCCGGGAATGTCGGCCAGGATGACGAGCTTTATGGCCTCGAAGAAAAAGCCCTGAAAACCGGCGCCTCGAAGTGTTTCATCGAAGACCTCCGCAGAGAATTCGTCACCGAGTACCTGTGGCCGCTGGTCAAATCCGGGGCGGCGTACGAAGGCAAGTATCTGCTGGGCACCGCGATCGCGCGGCCCTTACTTGCAAAACGTCAGATTGAAGTCGCACTGGCTGAAGGCGCCGACGCGGTTGCTCACGGCTGCACCGGCAAAGGCAACGATCAAGTCCGCTTCGAGCTGGCCTACAAGGCATTCGCTCCTCAGCTTAAAATCATCGCGCCGTGGCGCGAATGGAACATCGCGTCCCGTCATGACGCAATCGCCTACGCAAAAGAGCGGAACGTCCCGGTTTCCGCGACCGACGACAAGATTTACAGCCGCGACAGCAATCTCTGGCACATGAGCCACGAAGGCGGAATTCTGGAAGATCCCTCGCAGGCGCCGCCGGAAGATCTGTTCATGCTGACGCTGGATCCGCGTTCCTGCCCCGAAGGCGAAAGCGAAATCACCATCGATTTCGAGCAGGGCGTTCCCGTCGGCCTGAACGGCTACCGCATTCCCGCCGTCCAGCTGCTCGAAGACTTGAACGAAATTGCGGGAACCAACGGAATCGGCCGCGCCGACTGCGTCGAAAACCGTATTGTCGGAATGAAATCCCGCGGCGTTTACGAGACGCCGGGCGGAACGCTCATTACCGCCGCGCACCGCGAACTCGAGTCGCTCGTTCTCGACCGGCAGACCCGCCACCACAAAGATATCCTCAGCATCACATACGCGCAGTTGGTCTACGACGGACAATGGTTCAATCCCCTGCGCGAAGCGCTCGATGCCTTCTTCGAGAAAACCCAGGAAGTCATGACCGGCTCCATCACCATGAGCCTCTACAAAGGCACGATGGCCGTGAAGAGCCGCCAGTCGCCATTCAGCTTGTACCGACAGGACATCGCATCCTTTGACACCGGCAGTTACAATCATCACGACGCCGAAGGTTTTATCAACCTCCTCGGTCTTCCGGCTGCGGTGCGGTCCCGGCTGATGGTGAATCAATATGAAACTATGGCAAGGACGGTTTGAGGAGGAGAGCGACCCGGTCTTCGAAAAGATGAACCGGTCGCTCGGCATCGATGCCGTCCTCCTCGACGTCGATATCCGCGCCAGCCGCGCGCATGCGCGTGCGCTGCTCGGTTGCGGCGTGCTTACCCAGGACGAATGGAAGGCCATCGACCAGGGCCTCGAGCAGATCCTTTCCGAATACACGCCCGAGCAGGTCAAAGCCACGCCTTACGAAGACATCCATACGTTCGTCGAAGCGACCCTGGCTTCGAAGATCGGAGCGCCCGCCGGCAAACTGCACACCGGCCGCAGCCGCAACGATCAGGTTGCGACCGATTTCCGCTTGTTTGTACGCAAGGCGATCGGCCTCATTCTCGCCGACCTCGAAGCGCTCCGGCTCGCGCTTTCCGAAATCGGGGAGAAGTACGCCCGCGTCATTATTCCTGCATATACGCATCTGCGCCGCGCGCAGCCGATCCTCTGGAGCCAATACTGTCTCGCTTACGAAGAAATGTTCGGTCGTGATGCCGAGCGTCTCGAGCAATCCCTGAAGCGTGTCGACATTCTTCCGCTGGGATCCGGCGCGGTTGCCGGCTCCAACTTTCCGGTCGACCGGGAAGCCGTCGCGAAGGAACTCGGTTTCGCGCGAATTTCCGCAAGCACGCTTGATGCGACCTCCGACCGGGACTTCGTTCTCGAATTTCTCTCGAATGCCGCAATCCTCCTCGTTCATGCCAGCCGGATCGCCGAGGACTGGATCATCTACTCGACGGAAGAATTCGGGTTTCTCGAATTGTCGGAGAAAGTCACCACCGGCAGCAGTCTCATGCCGCAGAAGAAAAACCCCGATGGCTTTGAGCTCATCCGTGCCAAAGCGGCCATGACGACGGGGCTGTTGACGGGCTTTCTCGGTGTGATGAAAGGCCTGCCCACCGGCTACAACAAAGATCTCCAGGAAGATAAAGAAGCATTCCTCAAGGCGTTCGAAAACGTGAGGCTGGTGTTGAGCGTGTTGCGTCTTTCCGTTCGCACCGTAACGTTGAAAACCGATCGGCTCGAGAAAGCTGCCGCCGATTCATTTATGGGTGCGACCGATCTGGCGGATTTTCTCGTCATGCAGGGCATACCGTTCCGGCAGGCGCATGAAATCGTGGCTCGAGCCGTGCGCGCCGCGCTGGATGAAAAGAAGCAGCTCAACGAAATTGACCTGAAACCATTTTCGCCGCTCTTTTCGCAGCTTCCATCCGACTATCTCGCGCCTGAGAACATCGTGAACCGGAAGCTCCACTCTCCCGCCTTGAAGTCTTAGGCGCCGATGCGCGCCGAGTCGCAAATGGTCGGCAGAAACGCGGCGTACTACGGGCTCACGATCGTCACACTGCTGAACCTCCTGAACTACATCGACCGGTACATTCTTGCCGCCGTCCTGCCCCGGATGCAGGCGGAGCTTTCGCTGACGAATTCACAGGCGGGCTTTCTCGCGACCGCGTTTCTGCTTACCTATTTTTTGACCTCACCGTTCTTCGGAGTGCTGGGCGACCGCCTTTCACGAACCCGCCTGATGGCGCTCGGTGTTGCGGCATGGAGCGTCGCCACCGCCGCAACCGGCTTCATGCGCAACTTTGTGCAACTGCTGGCCGCCAGATCGTGTGTGGGAGTCGGCGAGGCAGCTTACGCGACGATCTCGCCTGCGCTCCTCACCGACTACTTCCCGCGCGAACGCCGCGGCCGCGCCTTCTCGATCTTCTACGTCGCCATCCCGGTCGGGGCGGCCGCCGGGTATCTCCTCGGCGGATTTATTGAAGCCGAGCTCGGATGGCGCGCCGCCTTTTATGTGGTCGGGCTGCCTGGTATTGCGATGGCATTGCTGGCGTTGACGGCTGCAGACCCGCCGCGAGGCTCCGCGGAAGCAGCGGCGGCGACCGAAACCGCAGATCCGTTCGCCGTAGCGCTGCGCGGCCTCTTTACGAACTTTGCATACGTCGGTACAGTCCTGGGCCTGATCGCCTACACATTCGCGCTGGGCGGTCTTCAATTATGGATGCCTAAATTCCTCACTGAAGTTCGCGGACTCGAACTCGCCAGAGCGGATTTTCTGGTTGGAGGGCTGACGGTTGTTGCGGGCTTGAGCGGCACCTTTAGCGGCGGATACCTGGGCGATCTGTTCGCTGCGCGAATGAAGCACGGCCAGCTCTGGCTGTCCGCGCTGTCCAGCATCGCGGGAATCGTTCCCACCTGGCTGGCCCTGACGGTTTCGTCGTCTCCCGGCTATCTCGTGTGGCTTTTCATCGCCGAGTTTTTCCTCTTCCTGAGTACAGGGCCGGTGAACGTCGTGATCGTCAGCGTCGTTCCGGTGCGGACACGCGCTCTGGCGATGGCGGGCAGCATCTTTGCGATTCATCTTCTGGGAGACGCGATTTCGCCCCCCATCGTCGGATGGCTTGCCGATATAAGCAGCTTGGCGAAAGCCGTTCTGATTATGCCGGTTGCGATCGCGGTGTCCGGCGTGATTTGGACGGTTACCGCGATGGAACGGGGAAATCAGGGGTCGCACTCCTAATTCCCCCGTTTATTCAGATCCATCACCATCGCGATTTCATCGCAATTGCCGTACTTCGGACAGGCCACGCAGTCCTTCCACACTTTCATCGGAAGGTCTTTGTGCTCCACTGTGCGGAAGCCCATCTTCTGGAAGAAGCCCGGCGCCAGCGTGAGGGCAAACACCTGAGAGATCTTTTCGGACCGTGCCTTTTCAATCAAAGCCTGCACAATGGCGCTGCCGGTTCCTGTATGAGGCTTTCCCGGCGCTGTCGCCAGTCCATAGATTTCCGCGCTGTCGTTGCCGTATTGCTCGAGGCCGCCGCAGCCGATCACATCGCCGTCAATGTCCGCGACGAGATAGTCCGCAATCGCGTTCGCGATGGCTCCGTGCGAACGCGGCAGCATCCGGCCCTCCGAAGCATAGTGTCCGATGATGCGCACGATCGTTACCACGTCGTGTTGTTCCGCCCGTCGAATATTCATGATGCCACTCCGAAAATCGTCCGGCCGACGCGTACGGTGCCGATGCCCGCATCCATCGCAGCCTTCACCGCGCGCAGTTTCGGGATCATTCCGCCGCTCACGAAGCTCGCGGACAGCAGTTCGTCCGGCCTGCTGGAGCGGTCGATGACAGCGCCCTCGCCATTCCTGACGCCTTCAACATCCGTAAGAAACACCAGCTCCCTGCATCGAAGCGCAACGGCAACACCCGCGGCCGTTTCGTCGCCGTTCACATTCAAAATCGACTCCGGTCCCATCGCAAGCGTCGGAATCACTGGAATCTGTCCCGCATCGAGTATGGCATTCAGCGAAGCTGCATCGGCCGTGACGGCAGTTCCCACAAGTCCCCAAGGCCCGGCCTTCTTCGCCGCCCGAACCGCGCCGAAAATGCCGGCCGCCGCCAGGCCCTGACGTTGCAGCTCGCCGACGAGCGCTGTATGCACTTCTCCGAGCAATGCCGTGGCTACCGCCGCGAGCGTTGTCTCGTCGGTTACGCGGAGCCCTTCGATGAAGGTCGATTTCACATTCATCCGCTCCAGCATACGCGTAATCTGGATTCCGCCGCCGTGCACAACAACCATCCTGGGGCTCGAAACGCGCCGGATCGCGGCCACCGCTTTGGCCGGATCCTCCAGCA is a genomic window of Terriglobia bacterium containing:
- the mltG gene encoding endolytic transglycosylase MltG, coding for MKRLLIVFAVLLAGAAGLVLYVHHEWHTTGSSAEGGTVEIPHGLRTREIVGLLHDKKVIRSADSALLYIFYSGARHKLQAGEYAFDHPMTIPEVIGKLASGAVVLHKFTVPEGLTTEVIAQKWQEQGFGAAEEFSDAAAAATDLVHRFDQRAASVEGYLFPETYSFRKHTTARQAVETMIARFQQIEGKLQQTVPSDKWPLNLHDTVILASLVETEAAVPDERPMVASVYLNRLNRHILLQCDPTVIYALERSSKYRGTLTLADLQFNSPYNTYVKPGLPPGPIANPGYASLLAAIQPATTNYLFFVRTVESRHTFSENLAAHNRAVAAYRKLKKS
- a CDS encoding TIGR03435 family protein, with the translated sequence MHIKSVGLGIMLSATTMLAQNPPRPAFEVASIRPAPDGPPPQGTVGGVRIDGAQVRVSYLTLKDYIAAAYRVKLYQVSGPDWIGTSRFDVAATLPDSGLPSQLPEMIQTLLAERFQLKFHREQKDFPVYALEVDKGGLKMTEAPADPESENVDAKAPQAFTGGGSNQGISINLGRGSSLSFSNGKFEAKRLDMPTLAGTLERFLDRPVVDTTEHKGKYDISFEVTQEDYRAMLIRSAVVAGVILPPDVLRLVDGASSPSSLFDALQKLGLRLIARKAPLDVITVDNILKMPSEN
- the rfbC gene encoding dTDP-4-dehydrorhamnose 3,5-epimerase, with product MKTRVTKTPIDGLLLLNIDHFQDDRGFFIESWQKRDFAAAGLDYEFVQDSHSRSGYGVLRGLHYQDMRGPMAKLVRCTVGRILDVAVDLRMSSPTFGRAFTVELTWQNKTQLLVPVGFAHGFATLSDVCEVQYKQTNYYQPSCEAGIAWNDPEVGIDWPIKDPILSKRDQNQMSLKQYRENPAFR
- the folK gene encoding 2-amino-4-hydroxy-6-hydroxymethyldihydropteridine diphosphokinase produces the protein MIVYLALGSNVGDREEHLRSALRGLASHGIKILKCASVYSTEPREVLDQPWFLNTVVQADTILSPGSLLKTCLEIEGENHRTRGQLKGPRTLDIDILFYGNELVREPGLTIPHPSFSERRFVLAPLSEIAASLIDPLSGETIENLLARCSDTATVTPVSDAQAFWRPSPNGPQ
- a CDS encoding ArgR family transcriptional regulator yields the protein MKRQRHKAILDLVRSGEIASQDDLMHGLKSRHINVSQSTLSRDIQELRLAKAGGVYAVVDADPAAMPAAEDSWRRIIREFLIDVAAAQNIVVVKTGAGHASTVSQALDETGWPEAIGTIAGENTVFIAVRSAKDARKLEHRIRELL
- the argF gene encoding ornithine carbamoyltransferase — its product is MNNYSAAAQAAPSDFLSAKQLRRQDLFELLTLSRDLRSRTMFAQALRGKSVAMIFEKPSLRTRVTFEVAIRQLGGWPVILGSTESRLGEREPVQDLARNLSCWVDAIVARVFSHDDLETLALFATVPVINGLSDAEHPCQALADLLALSEKWTSFTGKELVYVGDWNNVSRSLFHVCSTAGLKFRAICPENYGPTKDEHVEWSTRPADVKGADAIYTDVWASMGQEDELAERIEIFRSYQVNEDLMAKTGKPTLFMHCLPAHRGQEVADSVIESDTSIVFQQAANRLPVEKAILVTFVENSYDSEGEEGRSGVLGRSGHVDHHSLAQGKLWL
- a CDS encoding argininosuccinate synthase — its product is MTQKVKKVVLAYSGGLDTSIIIPWLKENYGCEVIAMAGNVGQDDELYGLEEKALKTGASKCFIEDLRREFVTEYLWPLVKSGAAYEGKYLLGTAIARPLLAKRQIEVALAEGADAVAHGCTGKGNDQVRFELAYKAFAPQLKIIAPWREWNIASRHDAIAYAKERNVPVSATDDKIYSRDSNLWHMSHEGGILEDPSQAPPEDLFMLTLDPRSCPEGESEITIDFEQGVPVGLNGYRIPAVQLLEDLNEIAGTNGIGRADCVENRIVGMKSRGVYETPGGTLITAAHRELESLVLDRQTRHHKDILSITYAQLVYDGQWFNPLREALDAFFEKTQEVMTGSITMSLYKGTMAVKSRQSPFSLYRQDIASFDTGSYNHHDAEGFINLLGLPAAVRSRLMVNQYETMARTV
- the argH gene encoding argininosuccinate lyase, encoding MKLWQGRFEEESDPVFEKMNRSLGIDAVLLDVDIRASRAHARALLGCGVLTQDEWKAIDQGLEQILSEYTPEQVKATPYEDIHTFVEATLASKIGAPAGKLHTGRSRNDQVATDFRLFVRKAIGLILADLEALRLALSEIGEKYARVIIPAYTHLRRAQPILWSQYCLAYEEMFGRDAERLEQSLKRVDILPLGSGAVAGSNFPVDREAVAKELGFARISASTLDATSDRDFVLEFLSNAAILLVHASRIAEDWIIYSTEEFGFLELSEKVTTGSSLMPQKKNPDGFELIRAKAAMTTGLLTGFLGVMKGLPTGYNKDLQEDKEAFLKAFENVRLVLSVLRLSVRTVTLKTDRLEKAAADSFMGATDLADFLVMQGIPFRQAHEIVARAVRAALDEKKQLNEIDLKPFSPLFSQLPSDYLAPENIVNRKLHSPALKS
- a CDS encoding MFS transporter, with the translated sequence MVGRNAAYYGLTIVTLLNLLNYIDRYILAAVLPRMQAELSLTNSQAGFLATAFLLTYFLTSPFFGVLGDRLSRTRLMALGVAAWSVATAATGFMRNFVQLLAARSCVGVGEAAYATISPALLTDYFPRERRGRAFSIFYVAIPVGAAAGYLLGGFIEAELGWRAAFYVVGLPGIAMALLALTAADPPRGSAEAAAATETADPFAVALRGLFTNFAYVGTVLGLIAYTFALGGLQLWMPKFLTEVRGLELARADFLVGGLTVVAGLSGTFSGGYLGDLFAARMKHGQLWLSALSSIAGIVPTWLALTVSSSPGYLVWLFIAEFFLFLSTGPVNVVIVSVVPVRTRALAMAGSIFAIHLLGDAISPPIVGWLADISSLAKAVLIMPVAIAVSGVIWTVTAMERGNQGSHS
- a CDS encoding N-acetyltransferase; its protein translation is MNIRRAEQHDVVTIVRIIGHYASEGRMLPRSHGAIANAIADYLVADIDGDVIGCGGLEQYGNDSAEIYGLATAPGKPHTGTGSAIVQALIEKARSEKISQVFALTLAPGFFQKMGFRTVEHKDLPMKVWKDCVACPKYGNCDEIAMVMDLNKRGN
- the argB gene encoding acetylglutamate kinase; amino-acid sequence: MTTVVKVGGVLLEDPAKAVAAIRRVSSPRMVVVHGGGIQITRMLERMNVKSTFIEGLRVTDETTLAAVATALLGEVHTALVGELQRQGLAAAGIFGAVRAAKKAGPWGLVGTAVTADAASLNAILDAGQIPVIPTLAMGPESILNVNGDETAAGVAVALRCRELVFLTDVEGVRNGEGAVIDRSSRPDELLSASFVSGGMIPKLRAVKAAMDAGIGTVRVGRTIFGVAS